A window of Ranitomeya variabilis isolate aRanVar5 chromosome 2, aRanVar5.hap1, whole genome shotgun sequence contains these coding sequences:
- the NCCRP1 gene encoding F-box only protein 50 isoform X29, which produces MSDCSPREGQVGSRVDAKLAGKNPVKEATDNNSSGGKKGDENEKVETPTQKQQGDRDPPLAKETEKQEIPSKNETLGTNKETIQTDGKLEEHKRKDNDKANPGKHKEETSEKPGAAKRAQVDLKGAEKPDHDETAEQHKSKVTAQVKEERTLTAQEQEKAKVTDRVKEVEVEAKVKAYAQQKPKETANEYDKSKLTVQEEKSKETPQKQKIPAVTAQEQEKYPVTAQVQAESKLTVQVEKLIKTAQEHEKAKVTAQEQEKAKVTAQEQEKAKVTAQEQEKAKVTAQVKEEPKVTAQEQEKPTVTAQVKELKVTAQEPEKAKVTAQVKEVPKVTVLVKEEPKVTAQVKEEPKVTVQVKEEPKVTAQEPEKAKVAAQVKEVPKVTVQVKEEAKVTGKVKGVPKVTVQVKEEPKVTAQEPEKAKVTAQVKEVPKVTVQVKEEPKVTVQVKEEPKVTAQVKEEPKVTAQEPEKAKVTVQVKEVLKVTAQEPEKAKVTAQVKEEPKVTAQEPEKAKVTVQVKEVPKVTAQEPEKAKVTVQVKEVPNVTAQVKEESKVTVQVKEVPNVTAQVKEESKVTVQVKEVPKVTAQVKEEPKVTAQVKEEPKVTAQVKEEPKVTAQVKEEPKVTAQEPEKAKVTAQVKEVPKVTAQVKEEPKVTAQVKEEPKVTAQVKEEPKVTAQEPEKAKVTAQVKEVPKVTAQEPEKAKVTAQVKEEPKVTALEPEKAKVTVQVKEVPKVTAQEPEKAKVTVQVKEVPNVTAQVKEESKVTVQVKEVPKVTAQVKEEPKVTAQVKEEPKVTAQVKEEPKVTAQEPEKAKVTAQVKEVPKVTAQEPEKAKVTAQVKEEPKVTALEPEKAKVTVQVKEVPKVTAQEPEKAKVTVQVKEVPNVTAQVKEESKVTVQVKEVPKVTAQVKEEPKVTAQVKEEPKVTAQVKEEPKVTAQEPEKAKVTAQVKEVPKVTAQVKAEPKVTAQVKEEPKVTSQEQENTKETAHERPKETSHDQEESKMPSQYKSKVTTQVEEKFNVSVPELEKSKSVSQEQEKSIGTTQVQEKPKSTSPELEKSNVVSQDQEITKQPTLEVEKSITSVQEQEKSHVSSAVEEATLGIKPPKWKPTKKEPQINLVPNLANLIPPVQKEPETSQGWLELCEKEWGLQRKAIALPDHANWKDIYKKKPFGRNFLKCPNPEGLSTTQPPPQEVFDPPPEKKPLETLGNFSGWQISSEEIPVDRSNIPPGVVVCYLPVYSWCVKEQLLDLCSEGLWPELLDSYQPDIYVLDWYEDSKLHKQVYELHVKLLAEDKKTILALLDLTPENDMSGEPKGWNTVSHIFKSYGPGLRYVHFLHKSKDLSVLGFHRTRVADSTVFAQLRD; this is translated from the exons ATGAGTGACTGCTCACCACGAGAGGGGCAAGTTGGCTCAAGGGTGGATGCCAAGCTGGCTGGGAAGAATCCTGTAAAAGAAGCCACCGACAATAATTCGAGTGGCGGCAAAAAGGGAGACGAAAATGAAAAGGTGGAGACTCCAACGCAGAAACAGCAGGGAGACCGTGACCCTCCCCTGGCAAAAGAGACAGAGAAGCAAGAAATACCATCTAAAAATGAGACCCTGGGAACAAACAAAGAGACAATCCAGACAGATGGAAAACTAGAAGAACACAAAAGGAAAGATAATGACAAAGCGAACCCTGGCAAACATAAAGAAGAGACATCCGAGAAGCCAGGAGCAGCTAAACGAGCGCAAGTAGATCTGAAAGGAGCTGAGAAACCAGATCATGATGAGACTGCTGAACAACACAAGTCTAAAGTGACAGCTCAGGTAAAAGAGGAGCGGACATTGACTGCTCAAGAACAGGAGAAGGCTAAAGTGACTGATCGGGTAAAAGAGGTAGAAGTGGAGGCTAAAGTCAAAGCTTATGCACAGCAGAAGCCTAAAGAGACAGCTAACGAATATGACAAGTCTAAACTGACAGTTCAGGAAGAGAAGTCCAAAGAGACTCCTCAGAAACAAAAGATACCTGCAGTGACAGCTCAGGAGCAGGAGAAATATCCAGTGACTGCCCAGGTGCAAGCGGAATCTAAACTGACAGTTCAGGTAGAGAAGCTCATAAAGACTGCTCAGGAGCATGAGAAGGCTAAAGTGACTGCTCAGGAACAGGAGAAGGCTAAAGTGACTGCTCAGGAACAGGAGAAGGCTAAAGTGACTGCTCAGGAACAGGAGAAGGCTAAAGTGACTGCTCAGGTAAAAGAGGAGCCGAAAGTGACTGCTCAGGAACAGGAGAAGCCCACAGTGACTGCTCAGGTCAAAGAGCTGAAagtgactgctcaggaaccagAGAAGGCTAAAGTGACTGCTCAGGTAAAAGAGGTGCCAAAAGTGACTGTTCTGGTGAAAGAGGAACCAAAAGTGACTGCTCAGGTAAAAGAGGAGCCAAAAGTGACTGTTCAGGTAAAAGAGGAGCCAAAagtgactgctcaggaaccagAGAAGGCTAAAGTGGCAGCTCAGGTAAAAGAGGTGCCGAAAGTGACTGTTCAGGTAAAAGAGGAGGCAAAAGTGACTGGTAAGGTAAAAGGGGTGCCGAAAGTGACTGTTCAGGTAAAAGAGGAGCCAAAagtgactgctcaggaaccagAGAAGGCTAAAGTGACAGCTCAGGTAAAAGAGGTGCCGAAAGTGACTGTTCAGGTAAAAGAGGAGCCAAAAGTGACTGTTCAGGTAAAAGAAGAGCCAAAAGTGACTGCTCAGGTAAAAGAGGAGCCAAAagtgactgctcaggaaccagAGAAGGCTAAAGTGACTGTGCAGGTAAAAGAGGTGCTGAAagtgactgctcaggaaccagAGAAGGCTAAAGTGACTGCTCAGGTAAAAGAGGAGCCAAAagtgactgctcaggaaccagAGAAGGCTAAAGTGACTGTGCAGGTAAAAGAGGTGCCGAAagtgactgctcaggaaccagAGAAGGCTAAAGTGACTGTGCAGGTAAAAGAGGTGCCGAACGTGACTGCTCAGGTAAAAGAGGAGTCAAAAGTGACTGTGCAGGTAAAAGAGGTGCCGAACGTGACTGCTCAGGTAAAAGAGGAGTCAAAAGTGACTGTGCAGGTAAAAGAGGTGCCGAAAGTGACTGCTCAGGTAAAAGAGGAGCCAAAAGTGACTGCTCAGGTAAAAGAGGAGCCAAAAGTGACTGCTCAGGTAAAAGAGGAACCAAAAGTGACTGCTCAGGTAAAAGAGGAGCCAAAAGTTACTGCTCAGGAACCAGAGAAGGCTAAAGTGACTGCTCAG GTAAAAGAGGTGCCGAAAGTGACTGCTCAGGTAAAAGAGGAGCCAAAAGTGACTGCTCAGGTAAAAGAGGAACCAAAAGTGACTGCTCAGGTAAAAGAGGAGCCAAAAGTTACTGCTCAGGAACCAGAGAAGGCTAAAGTGACTGCTCAGGTAAAAGAGGTGCCGAAagtgactgctcaggaaccagAGAAGGCTAAAGTGACTGCTCAGGTAAAAGAGGAGCCAAAAGTGACTGCTCTGGAGCCAGAGAAGGCTAAAGTGACTGTGCAGGTAAAAGAGGTGCCGAAagtgactgctcaggaaccagAGAAGGCTAAAGTGACTGTGCAGGTAAAAGAGGTGCCGAACGTGACTGCTCAGGTAAAAGAGGAGTCAAAAGTGACTGTGCAGGTAAAAGAAGTGCCGAAAGTGACTGCTCAGGTAAAAGAGGAGCCAAAAGTGACTGCTCAGGTAAAAGAGGAACCAAAAGTGACTGCTCAGGTAAAAGAGGAGCCAAAagtgactgctcaggaaccagAGAAGGCTAAAGTGACTGCTCAGGTAAAAGAGGTGCCGAAagtgactgctcaggaaccagAGAAGGCTAAAGTGACTGCTCAGGTAAAAGAGGAGCCAAAAGTGACTGCTCTGGAACCAGAGAAGGCTAAAGTGACTGTGCAGGTAAAAGAGGTGCCGAAagtgactgctcaggaaccagAGAAGGCTAAAGTGACTGTGCAGGTAAAAGAGGTGCCGAACGTGACTGCTCAGGTAAAAGAGGAGTCAAAAGTGACTGTGCAGGTAAAAGAGGTGCCGAAAGTGACTGCTCAGGTAAAAGAGGAGCCAAAAGTGACTGCTCAGGTAAAAGAGGAACCAAAAGTGACTGCTCAGGTAAAAGAGGAGCCAAAagtgactgctcaggaaccagAGAAGGCTAAAGTGACTGCTCAGGTAAAAGAGGTGCCGAAAGTGACTGCTCAGGTAAAAGCGGAGCCAAAAGTGACTGCTCAGGTAAAAGAGGAGCCAAAAGTGACTTCTCAGGAACAGGAAAATACTAAAGAGACTGCACATGAGAGGCCTAAAGAGACTAGTCATGATCAGGAGGAGTCCAAAATGCCATCTCAGTACAAGTCTAAAGTGACCACTCAGGTAGAAGAGAAGTTTAATGTAAGTGTACCGGAATTGGAGAAGTCCAAATCAGTATCTCAGGAACAGGAAAAGTCTATAGGGACAACTCAGGTACAAGAGAAACCTAAAAGCACATCTCCTGAACTGGAGAAGTCCAATGTGGTATCTCAGGACCAAGAGATCACCAAGCAACCAACTCTAGAAGTGGAAAAGTCCATAACATCAGTCCAGGAACAGGAAAAGTCCCACGTGTCATCAGCTGTAGAGGAAGCAACTTTGGGAATAAAGCCACCCAAATGGAAACCTACAAAAAAAGAGCCGCAGATAAATCTAGTTCCAAACTTGGCAAATCTTATACCACCGGTGCAGAAGGAACCCGAGACGTCTCAGGGCTGGTTAGAATTGTGTGAAAAGGAGTGGGGTCTACAGAGGAAGGCAATAGCCCTGCCAGACCATGCCAACTGGAAAGACATCTATAAGAAAAAACCCTTCGGAAGGAACTTCCTTAAATGCCCAAATCCAGAAG GTTTATCCACCACACAGCCTCCTCCACAAGAAGTATTCGACCCACCCCCAGAGAAGAAGCCCCTGGAGACATTAG GTAATTTCAGTGGATGGCAAATAAGTAGTGAAGAAATCCCTGTGGACAGAAGTAATATTCCTCCAGGTGTGGTGGTCTGTTATCTGCCCGTGTACAG TTGGTGTGTGAAGGAGCAGCTGTTGGATCTATGCTCTGAAGGTCTTTGGCCCGAGTTGCTGGACTCCTATCAGCCGGATATCTATGTTCTGGACTG GTATGAAGACAGCAAACTCCACAAACAAGTGTATGAGCTCCATGTCAAGCTGCTGGCAGAGGACAAGAAAACTATTTTAGCTCTGTTGGACCTGACCCCAGAAAATGACATGAGCGGAGAACCAAAAGGATGGAACACG GTTTCCCATATCTTCAAGTCTTATGGACCAGGTCTGCGGTATGTTCACTTTTTGCACAAGAGTAAAGACCTGTCAGTCCTGGGATTCCACCGAACGCGAGTGGCAGACAGCACAGTATTTGCTCAGTTACGAGACTAA
- the NCCRP1 gene encoding F-box only protein 50 isoform X21 codes for MSDCSPREGQVGSRVDAKLAGKNPVKEATDNNSSGGKKGDENEKVETPTQKQQGDRDPPLAKETEKQEIPSKNETLGTNKETIQTDGKLEEHKRKDNDKANPGKHKEETSEKPGAAKRAQVDLKGAEKPDHDETAEQHKSKVTAQVKEERTLTAQEQEKAKVTDRVKEVEVEAKVKAYAQQKPKETANEYDKSKLTVQEEKSKETPQKQKIPAVTAQEQEKYPVTAQVQAESKLTVQVEKLIKTAQEHEKAKVTAQEQEKAKVTAQEQEKAKVTAQEQEKAKVTAQVKEEPKVTAQEQEKPTVTAQVKELKVTAQEPEKAKVTAQVKEVPKVTVLVKEEPKVTAQVKEEPKVTVQVKEEPKVTAQEPEKAKVAAQVKEVPKVTVQVKEEAKVTGKVKGVPKVTVQVKEEPKVTAQEPEKAKVTAQVKEVPKVTVQVKEEPKVTVQVKEEPKVTAQVKEEPKVTAQEPEKAKVTVQVKEVLKVTAQEPEKAKVTAQVKEEPKVTAQEPEKAKVTVQVKEVPKVTAQEPEKAKVTVQVKEVPNVTAQVKEESKVTVQVKEVPNVTAQVKEESKVTVQVKEVPKVTAQVKEEPKVTAQVKEEPKVTAQVKEEPKVTAQEPEKAKVTVQVKEVPNVTAQVKEESKVTVQVKEVPKVTAQVKEEPKVTAQVKEEPKVTAQVKEEPKVTAQEPEKAKVTAQVKEVPKVTAQEPEKAKVTAQVKEEPKVTALEPEKAKVTVQVKEVPKVTAQEPEKAKVTVQVKEVPNVTAQVKEESKVTVQVKEVPKVTAQVKEEPKVTAQVKEEPKVTAQVKEEPKVTAQEPEKAKVTAQVKEVPKVTAQEPEKAKVTAQVKEEPKVTALEPEKAKVTVQVKEVPKVTAQEPEKAKVTVQVKEVPNVTAQVKEESKVTVQVKEVPKVTAQVKEEPKVTAQVKEEPKVTAQVKEEPKVTAQEPEKAKVTAQVKEVPKVTAQVKAEPKVTAQVKEEPKVTSQEQENTKETAHERPKETSHDQEESKMPSQYKSKVTTQVEEKFNVSVPELEKSKSVSQEQEKSIGTTQVQEKPKSTSPELEKSNVVSQDQEITKQPTLEVEKSITSVQEQEKSHVSSAVEEATLGIKPPKWKPTKKEPQINLVPNLANLIPPVQKEPETSQGWLELCEKEWGLQRKAIALPDHANWKDIYKKKPFGRNFLKCPNPEGLSTTQPPPQEVFDPPPEKKPLETLGNFSGWQISSEEIPVDRSNIPPGVVVCYLPVYSWCVKEQLLDLCSEGLWPELLDSYQPDIYVLDWYEDSKLHKQVYELHVKLLAEDKKTILALLDLTPENDMSGEPKGWNTVSHIFKSYGPGLRYVHFLHKSKDLSVLGFHRTRVADSTVFAQLRD; via the exons ATGAGTGACTGCTCACCACGAGAGGGGCAAGTTGGCTCAAGGGTGGATGCCAAGCTGGCTGGGAAGAATCCTGTAAAAGAAGCCACCGACAATAATTCGAGTGGCGGCAAAAAGGGAGACGAAAATGAAAAGGTGGAGACTCCAACGCAGAAACAGCAGGGAGACCGTGACCCTCCCCTGGCAAAAGAGACAGAGAAGCAAGAAATACCATCTAAAAATGAGACCCTGGGAACAAACAAAGAGACAATCCAGACAGATGGAAAACTAGAAGAACACAAAAGGAAAGATAATGACAAAGCGAACCCTGGCAAACATAAAGAAGAGACATCCGAGAAGCCAGGAGCAGCTAAACGAGCGCAAGTAGATCTGAAAGGAGCTGAGAAACCAGATCATGATGAGACTGCTGAACAACACAAGTCTAAAGTGACAGCTCAGGTAAAAGAGGAGCGGACATTGACTGCTCAAGAACAGGAGAAGGCTAAAGTGACTGATCGGGTAAAAGAGGTAGAAGTGGAGGCTAAAGTCAAAGCTTATGCACAGCAGAAGCCTAAAGAGACAGCTAACGAATATGACAAGTCTAAACTGACAGTTCAGGAAGAGAAGTCCAAAGAGACTCCTCAGAAACAAAAGATACCTGCAGTGACAGCTCAGGAGCAGGAGAAATATCCAGTGACTGCCCAGGTGCAAGCGGAATCTAAACTGACAGTTCAGGTAGAGAAGCTCATAAAGACTGCTCAGGAGCATGAGAAGGCTAAAGTGACTGCTCAGGAACAGGAGAAGGCTAAAGTGACTGCTCAGGAACAGGAGAAGGCTAAAGTGACTGCTCAGGAACAGGAGAAGGCTAAAGTGACTGCTCAGGTAAAAGAGGAGCCGAAAGTGACTGCTCAGGAACAGGAGAAGCCCACAGTGACTGCTCAGGTCAAAGAGCTGAAagtgactgctcaggaaccagAGAAGGCTAAAGTGACTGCTCAGGTAAAAGAGGTGCCAAAAGTGACTGTTCTGGTGAAAGAGGAACCAAAAGTGACTGCTCAGGTAAAAGAGGAGCCAAAAGTGACTGTTCAGGTAAAAGAGGAGCCAAAagtgactgctcaggaaccagAGAAGGCTAAAGTGGCAGCTCAGGTAAAAGAGGTGCCGAAAGTGACTGTTCAGGTAAAAGAGGAGGCAAAAGTGACTGGTAAGGTAAAAGGGGTGCCGAAAGTGACTGTTCAGGTAAAAGAGGAGCCAAAagtgactgctcaggaaccagAGAAGGCTAAAGTGACAGCTCAGGTAAAAGAGGTGCCGAAAGTGACTGTTCAGGTAAAAGAGGAGCCAAAAGTGACTGTTCAGGTAAAAGAAGAGCCAAAAGTGACTGCTCAGGTAAAAGAGGAGCCAAAagtgactgctcaggaaccagAGAAGGCTAAAGTGACTGTGCAGGTAAAAGAGGTGCTGAAagtgactgctcaggaaccagAGAAGGCTAAAGTGACTGCTCAGGTAAAAGAGGAGCCAAAagtgactgctcaggaaccagAGAAGGCTAAAGTGACTGTGCAGGTAAAAGAGGTGCCGAAagtgactgctcaggaaccagAGAAGGCTAAAGTGACTGTGCAGGTAAAAGAGGTGCCGAACGTGACTGCTCAGGTAAAAGAGGAGTCAAAAGTGACTGTGCAGGTAAAAGAGGTGCCGAACGTGACTGCTCAGGTAAAAGAGGAGTCAAAAGTGACTGTGCAGGTAAAAGAGGTGCCGAAAGTGACTGCTCAGGTAAAAGAGGAGCCAAAAGTGACTGCTCAGGTAAAAGAGGAGCCAAAAGTGACTGCTCAGGTAAAAGAGGAACCAAAAGTGACTGCTCAG gaaccagAGAAGGCTAAAGTGACTGTGCAGGTAAAAGAGGTGCCGAACGTGACTGCTCAGGTAAAAGAGGAGTCAAAAGTGACTGTGCAGGTAAAAGAGGTGCCGAAAGTGACTGCTCAGGTAAAAGAGGAGCCAAAAGTGACTGCTCAGGTAAAAGAGGAACCAAAAGTGACTGCTCAGGTAAAAGAGGAGCCAAAAGTTACTGCTCAGGAACCAGAGAAGGCTAAAGTGACTGCTCAGGTAAAAGAGGTGCCGAAagtgactgctcaggaaccagAGAAGGCTAAAGTGACTGCTCAGGTAAAAGAGGAGCCAAAAGTGACTGCTCTGGAGCCAGAGAAGGCTAAAGTGACTGTGCAGGTAAAAGAGGTGCCGAAagtgactgctcaggaaccagAGAAGGCTAAAGTGACTGTGCAGGTAAAAGAGGTGCCGAACGTGACTGCTCAGGTAAAAGAGGAGTCAAAAGTGACTGTGCAGGTAAAAGAAGTGCCGAAAGTGACTGCTCAGGTAAAAGAGGAGCCAAAAGTGACTGCTCAGGTAAAAGAGGAACCAAAAGTGACTGCTCAGGTAAAAGAGGAGCCAAAagtgactgctcaggaaccagAGAAGGCTAAAGTGACTGCTCAGGTAAAAGAGGTGCCGAAagtgactgctcaggaaccagAGAAGGCTAAAGTGACTGCTCAGGTAAAAGAGGAGCCAAAAGTGACTGCTCTGGAACCAGAGAAGGCTAAAGTGACTGTGCAGGTAAAAGAGGTGCCGAAagtgactgctcaggaaccagAGAAGGCTAAAGTGACTGTGCAGGTAAAAGAGGTGCCGAACGTGACTGCTCAGGTAAAAGAGGAGTCAAAAGTGACTGTGCAGGTAAAAGAGGTGCCGAAAGTGACTGCTCAGGTAAAAGAGGAGCCAAAAGTGACTGCTCAGGTAAAAGAGGAACCAAAAGTGACTGCTCAGGTAAAAGAGGAGCCAAAagtgactgctcaggaaccagAGAAGGCTAAAGTGACTGCTCAGGTAAAAGAGGTGCCGAAAGTGACTGCTCAGGTAAAAGCGGAGCCAAAAGTGACTGCTCAGGTAAAAGAGGAGCCAAAAGTGACTTCTCAGGAACAGGAAAATACTAAAGAGACTGCACATGAGAGGCCTAAAGAGACTAGTCATGATCAGGAGGAGTCCAAAATGCCATCTCAGTACAAGTCTAAAGTGACCACTCAGGTAGAAGAGAAGTTTAATGTAAGTGTACCGGAATTGGAGAAGTCCAAATCAGTATCTCAGGAACAGGAAAAGTCTATAGGGACAACTCAGGTACAAGAGAAACCTAAAAGCACATCTCCTGAACTGGAGAAGTCCAATGTGGTATCTCAGGACCAAGAGATCACCAAGCAACCAACTCTAGAAGTGGAAAAGTCCATAACATCAGTCCAGGAACAGGAAAAGTCCCACGTGTCATCAGCTGTAGAGGAAGCAACTTTGGGAATAAAGCCACCCAAATGGAAACCTACAAAAAAAGAGCCGCAGATAAATCTAGTTCCAAACTTGGCAAATCTTATACCACCGGTGCAGAAGGAACCCGAGACGTCTCAGGGCTGGTTAGAATTGTGTGAAAAGGAGTGGGGTCTACAGAGGAAGGCAATAGCCCTGCCAGACCATGCCAACTGGAAAGACATCTATAAGAAAAAACCCTTCGGAAGGAACTTCCTTAAATGCCCAAATCCAGAAG GTTTATCCACCACACAGCCTCCTCCACAAGAAGTATTCGACCCACCCCCAGAGAAGAAGCCCCTGGAGACATTAG GTAATTTCAGTGGATGGCAAATAAGTAGTGAAGAAATCCCTGTGGACAGAAGTAATATTCCTCCAGGTGTGGTGGTCTGTTATCTGCCCGTGTACAG TTGGTGTGTGAAGGAGCAGCTGTTGGATCTATGCTCTGAAGGTCTTTGGCCCGAGTTGCTGGACTCCTATCAGCCGGATATCTATGTTCTGGACTG GTATGAAGACAGCAAACTCCACAAACAAGTGTATGAGCTCCATGTCAAGCTGCTGGCAGAGGACAAGAAAACTATTTTAGCTCTGTTGGACCTGACCCCAGAAAATGACATGAGCGGAGAACCAAAAGGATGGAACACG GTTTCCCATATCTTCAAGTCTTATGGACCAGGTCTGCGGTATGTTCACTTTTTGCACAAGAGTAAAGACCTGTCAGTCCTGGGATTCCACCGAACGCGAGTGGCAGACAGCACAGTATTTGCTCAGTTACGAGACTAA